One window of the Vigna radiata var. radiata cultivar VC1973A chromosome 1, Vradiata_ver6, whole genome shotgun sequence genome contains the following:
- the LOC106754104 gene encoding DNA polymerase alpha catalytic subunit-like — translation MADEEPVRGRRRPRGPESTPRSEALERLKARRGDRRSDGTGLQIRLENPIYDTVPEDEYNALVAKRREQARSFIVDDEGIGYGDEGEEEDWSQAGFTLSSDESEGELERPKRKKVRKKDHQPERPSSSLSAAAAMMGGQKLLSMFTSSVFKSRDDKVCESIVEDVIAEFAADETDRLKRRRVQGNSSSTSDANNVLHVNMFRDKPSVGMMQNSSSLPEHGNPESVKVFAESDGFYSGFEPKSTVVSEVQDFGRGSSENGQTPTVVAEDSQVNEYMVEAKEVNSFQIEVKADAKKEVFTLKAKVKEADDTALSATAGWKEPISFESAPRISSFQHSEFDLEEDGSLPFYILDAYEEFHGENRGTIYLFGKVKTGDLYQSCCVIVKSMQRCVYAVPSRPLLRTEEMMSLERDVQESRISSEDFFKKLRDAVADVKKEIAQHLVNLDVSNFSMAPVKRKYAFDRFEVPTGENYVVKINYSFKGPVLPADLKGESFCALLGTSCSALELFLIKRKIKGPSWLQVSKFATSSSSPRVSWCKFEVTVDSPKNINTSATSKIISNIPPVVVAAINLKTTINEKQNINEIVSASVVCCNMVKIDAPMMASEWTKPGRLTHFTVVRRLDGGIFPMGFEKEVTDRNLKAGSKILCAETSERALLNHLMLELHKLDCDVLVGHNISGFDLDVLLHRFEACKVASSMWSKLGRLNRSTMPKLGRRNKVFGSGADPGIMSCIAGRLLCDTYLCSRDLLKEVSYSLSHLAKSHLNKFRKEVAPHEVPKMFQSAESLMELIEYGETDAWLSMELVFYLNILPLTRQLTNISGNLWGKTLQGARAQRVEYIFLHTFHAAKYMVPDKFSNYSRETKLTKRRLTHDAEDSNYDVDVDDVNYDNDASEADNKKSKKGPSYAGGLVLEPKKGLYDKYILLLDFNSLYPSIIQEYNICFTTVERSLDGSFPRLPSSKTTGVLPEVLKNLVDRRKRVKSLIKNEKEKNEKADPITVQQLDIRQQALKLTANSMYGCLGFSNSRFYAKPLAELITLQGREILQSTVDLIQNALNLEVIYGDTDSIMIYSGLDDIEEANKIAVKVIQEVNKKYKCLEIDLDGLYKRMLLLKKKKYAAVKLLFKDGTPYEEVIERKGLDIVRRDWSLLAKELGDYCLTQILSGGSCEDVVESIHNSLIKVQEEMRNGQVPLEKYVIMKTLNKPPEAYPDAKNQPHVLVAQRLKQQGYSSGCSVGDTIPYIICYEQGGSSGSAGGIAQRARHPEELKREQGTWMIDIDYYLSLQIHPVVSRLCASIQGTSPERLADCLGLDSSKFHHKSSEAFTDDSSNLLLSAANDEERYRGCEPLVLSCPSCSGTFDCPPVSKYICCLLGSGMTTSVSTKESDFNFWRKLCCPKCPEDIKISPGMIANQVKWQAKMFILMFYEGLRTCDDETCKHTTRLISHRFVGGFERGTVCPNYPRCNGRLLRKYTQADLYKQLSYFCHVFDTVSCIEKMEAKSKKTIAKEVIKIRRMIHPAASTAQKIRDQCPFGWVRLEDLVVSV, via the exons ATGGCGGATGAGGAGCCAGTAAGAGGAAGGCGAAGGCCCAGGGGCCCGGAGTCCACCCCTCGCAGCGAAGCGTTGGAGCGTCTCAAAGCCCGCCGCGGTGATCGTCGATCCGATGGCACTGGCCTCCAAATCAGGTTAGAAAACCCTATCTACGACACTGTCCCTGAGGATGAGTACAATGCCCTCGTTGCCAAACGCCGTGAACAGGCGCGCTCCTTTATAGTCGACGATGAAGGAATCGGATACGGTGATGAGGGCGAGGAAGAGGACTGGTCTCAGGCCGGGTTCACTCTCTCCTCTGATGAATCCGAAGGTGAATTGGAGAGGCCGAAGCGGAAGAAGGTCAGGAAGAAGGATCACCAGCCGGAACGACCCTCTTCATCGCTCTCCGCGGCTGCGGCCATGATGGGAGGGCAGAAGTTGTTGTCCATGTTCACTAGCTCCGTTTTCAAGAGCAGAGACGACAAAGTCTGTGAGAGCATCGTCGAAGATGTTATTGCAGAGTTCGCTGCGGACGAGACTGATAGACTGAAGCGTAGAAGGGTGCAAGGGAATTCCTCTTCCACTTCTGATGCAAACAatgttttgcatgttaatatgtTTAGGGATAAACCTTCTGTTGGTATGATGCAAAATTCTTCTTCATTGCCGGAACATGGTAACCCTGAGTCTGTTAAGGTATTTGCTGAGAGTGATGGTTTTTACTCGGGGTTTGAGCCAAAGAGTACAGTGGTTAGTGAAGTCCAAGATTTCGGGCGTGGTAGTTCTGAGAATGGACAGACACCGACGGTGGTAGCTGAAGATTCTCAAGTTAATGAATATATGGTTGAGGCGAAAGAGGTGAATAGTTTTCAAATTGAAGTGAAAGCGGATGCAAAGAAGGAGGTGTTCACTTTGAAGGCCAAGGTTAAAGAAGCTGACGACACTGCATTGTCTGCTACTGCTGGTTGGAAGGAACCAATATCCTTCGAATCAGCACCGCGTATATCTTCCTTCCAACACTCAGAGTTTGATCTGGAGGAAGATGGATCACTGCCTTTCTACATATTAGATGCGTATGAGGAGTTTCATGGGGAAAACAGGGGCACAATTTATCTCTTTGGGAAG GTTAAGACTGGGGATTTGTATCAGAGTTGTTGTGTTATTGTCAAGAGCATGCAGAGGTGTGTCTATGCAGTTCCTAGCCGACCCTTGCTTCGCACTGAAGAGATGATGAGTCTCGAGAGAGATGTCCAGGAGTCTCGAATTTCTTCAGAGGATTTCTTTAAAAAGTTGCGA GATGCAGTAGCTGATGTTAAGAAAGAGATAGCACAACATCTGGTGAATTTGGATGTTTCGAACTTTAGCATGGCACCTGTTAAG AGGAAATATGCATTTGATCGATTTGAAGTTCCTACTGGGGAAAATTATGtggtgaaaataaattattcattcaaG GGTCCTGTACTTCCAGCAGATCTCAAAGGAGAAAGTTTCTGTGCTCTCTTAGGAACTAGTTGCAG TGCCCTTGAGCTTTTTCTGATTAAAAGGAAGATAAAGGGGCCTTCATGGCTACAGGTTTCAAAGTTTGCTACAAGCTCATCTTCCCCAAGG GTTAGCTGGTGCAAATTTGAAGTAACTGTTGACTCTCCTAAGAACATAAATACATCAGCTACTTCAAAAATCATTTCTAATATCCCTCCAGTGGTTGTTGCAGCAATAAACTTGAAAACCACCATAAATGAAAAGCAGAACATAAATGAGATTGTATCAGCATCCGTTGTCTGTTGTAACATGGTTAAG ATTGATGCCCCTATGATGGCTTCAGAGTGGACGAAACCCGGAAGGCTGACCCATTTTACTGTTGTTCGTCGACTTGATGGGGGCATATTTCCAATGGGATTCGAGAAGGAGGTTACGGACAGAAACTTAAAAGCTGGTTCAAAGATTCTGTGTGCTGAAACCAG TGAAAGAGCTTTATTGAACCACTTGATGTTAGAATTGCACAAGTTGGATTGCGATGTTCTGGTTGGACATAATATATCTGGATTTGACCTGGATGTTCTTCTCCACAGATTCGAG GCCTGCAAAGTGGCAAGCAGCATGTGGTCTAAACTAGGCCGCCTCAACCGATCGACTATGCCTAaacttggaagaagaaataagGTTTTTGGTTCTGGAGCTGATCCTGGTATCATGTCATGCATTGCTGGCAGGCTTCTTTGTGATACATACTTGTGTTCCCGTGACCTATTAAAGGAG GTTAGTTACTCTTTAAGTCACCTTGCAAAATCACACCTGAACAAGTTTCGGAAGGAAGTTGCTCCACATGAAGTTCCAAAAATGTTCCAGTCAGCAGAATCGCTAATGGAGCTT ATTGAATACGGTGAAACAGATGCATGGTTGTCTATGGaactagttttttatttaaatattcttccACTCACCCGTCAGCTGACTAATATAAGTGGTAATCTGTGGGGGAAAACTCTTCAG GGTGCTCGAGCACAGAgggttgaatatatttttctgcATACTTTCCATGCAGCGAAATATATGGTGCCAGACAAGTTCTCAAACTATTCTAGAGAAACGAAATTGACGAAACGTAGACTAACCCACGATGCTGAAGATAGCAACTACGATGTAGATGTTGACGATGTAAACTATGACAATGATGCTTCTGAAGCTGATaataagaaaagcaaaaagGGTCCTTCTTATGCTGGGGGACTGGTTTTGGAGCCAAAGAAGGGTCTATATGACAAATATATACTGCTGCTGGATTTCAACAGTCTTTATCCTTCTATTATTCAG GAATACAATATTTGCTTTACAACTGTTGAAAGATCTTTGGATGGATCTTTTCCACGTCTACCATCTAGTAAAACAACTGGAGTCTTGCCAGAG GTGCTGAAAAATTTGGTAGATAGGAGGAAGAGGGTAAAGTCGTTgattaagaatgaaaaagagaagaatgaaaaagcTGATCCTATAACGGTTCAGCAACTGGATATTCGGCAGCAAGCACTTAAGCTTACTGCTAACAG TATGTATGGGTGCCTGGGATTTTCCAATTCAAGATTTTATGCTAAGCCGTTGGCTGAGCTTATTACTTTACAA GGAAGGGAGATACTGCAGAGTACTGTTGATTTAATTCAGAATGCCTTGAATTTAGAG GTGATCTATGGCGACACCGATTCAATAATGATTTACAGTGGGCTGGATGATATTGAGGAAGCTAATAAAATTGCTGTAAAAGTTATTCAAGAG GtcaataagaaatataaatgtttGGAAATTGATCTTGATGGTTTATATAAAAGAATGCTGCTtctcaagaaaaagaagtatgCAGCTGTAAAGTTGCTGTTTAAAGATGGCACCCCATATGAGGAG GTGATTGAACGAAAAGGTCTTGACATTGTTCGTCGTGACTGGAGCTTATTAGCTAAAGAATTAGGAGATTATTGCTTGACTCAAATTTTGTCTGGAGG GTCATGTGAAGATGTAGTGGAGTCAATCCACAACTCGCTCATAAAG GTACAAGAAGAAATGAGGAACGGACAAGTACCATTAGAGAAATATGTCATTATGAAGACATTGAATAAACCCCCTGAAGCTTATCCCGATGCCAAGAACCAGCCACATGTTCTT GTGGCACAAAGACTGAAGCAACAAGGTTACTCTTCTGGCTGTTCTGTTGGAGATACAATCCCgtatataatttgttatgaaCAG GGTGGCAGTTCAGGCAGTGCTGGTGGCATTGCTCAACGTGCTAGACATCCTGAAGAACTTAAACGGGAACAAGGGACATGGATGATTGACATTGATTACTATTTATCACTACAG ATCCATCCCGTAGTATCACGCCTTTGTGCATCAATTCAGGGAACAAGCCCAGAAAGACTGGCTGATTGCTTAGGGCTTGACTCCTCAAAG TTTCATCATAAATCAAGTGAAGCTTTTACTGATGATTCTAGCAATTTACTCTTGTCTGCAGCTAATGATGAGGAGAG gTATCGGGGATGTGAGCCATTGGTCTTGTCATGCCCCAGCTGCTCTGGTACATTTGACTGCCCACCCGTCTCTAAATATATTTGCTGCTTGTTGGGAAGTGGAATGACAACCAGCGTATCCACCAAGGAATCTGACTTCAATTTCTGGCGTAAGCTGTGTTGTCCTAAATGCCCCGAAGATATCAAAATTTCTCCAGGGATGATAGCGAATCAG GTCAAATGGCAAGCAAAGATGTTTATTTTGATGTTCTATGAAGGTTTACGAACG TGTGATGATGAAACGTGTAAGCATACAACACGACTTATCAGCCATCGGTTTGTTGGTGGTTTCGAGAGAGGAACTGTTTGTCCAAATTATCCTCGCTGCAATGGTCGTCTGCTTAGAAAG tACACTCAAGCAGACTTGTACAAGCAGCTCTCGTATTTTTGCCACGTGTTTGACACTGTTTCTTGTATAGAAAAG ATGGAGGCCAAATCTAAAAAAACTATAGCGAAAGAGGTGATAAAAATTAGGCGGATGATTCATCCAGCAGCTTCAACAGCGCAGAAGATCAGGGACCAATGTCCCTTTGGTTGGGTGAGACTGGAGGATCTGGTCGTATCAGTTTAA